The Rhizoctonia solani chromosome 1, complete sequence sequence GCAACAAGGTGAGAAGGGGTATGGTTGGGTGGGTGCTCAGTGGCGTTGGGGTTAGGTGGGGGAAGGTGGGGCAGTATCCTGTGTTATTATTTGTAGAGGCCAATTCCGGAGTGAAAAATGAATTTTGCAACCACTTTGAGGCCCTTGGTAGACCCAAAGAGGGTGAGGGGGTTGAGATCAGGTGCAACATTGGTAAGATTTTTGTGGCTATCTTTGGAGAGAGGGCACAAGAAAAGTAGGTGCAGGATGCTTTGGATCTGCTTGCTGCATGGGCATTTGTGGGAACCCTTGATGAATGGCATTCTGTCCTTGTATTTGCCAAACCACCCATGGCCTGTCATCACATGGACAAGGCAAGAGGAAACAGAGCAAGGTAGGCCAGGATTATAGAAGATGGGGTGGAGTTTGAGAGACAGGGGCCAAGGGATGTGTTTCCACACGGTTTTGGAGTGAGGGCTGTCCGCCCAGATTTTTGCCCATGTCTTGGAGGCGCGTTGAGTGGCTGGACATTTAGCCCACGTTGTGGTATGGTTGAAGAATGCGGTGGGATGGAGGTTGAGTCCTTCATTAGCTAACCTGTCAGTGCGTTTGTTCCCATCAATCTTGGAATGTCCAGGGATCCATTGGACCACAAACCTGCACCTTGGGTTGTCCCTAAGAAAAGCATGGACTTCCTTCCAAAAGAGGATTGACGTGTATTGAGCAGGGTGTGGTTTGGATCTGTTGATGATGCGTATGGCTGCTAGGTTGTCCAAAAAGACATGTATTTTTTGGATGTTGTGAGACCTGGCAAACCTAACACATCTTTGGGCTataagggcaagggcaagcaTCTTGGCGTCAAAGATGTTGGTGCAAGGGCCAATACCACTGCTGAACTTGGCCACTTCAGACTTTTTCCATTGTATGCTATATCCAATTCCAACCTTGCAGACCCCTGATCAAACCTCTTTCAAGCTGTCTGAGAAGCCAACTAGAGTGCCTTTGTGCGCAAGTGCGTCAATCAGGCGGTTGGCATTCTTGGCAATCTTTTCTTGGCAATTCTTTGAGGAGCCACCAGGGGGAATGCGCATACTAATCTGCTGGGGAACAGGTTATCAGGGAGCCATGGGGGGTTGAGATAGGGGGTTTGAAATTTGGCATCAGGAAACACGTGGCTactgtttgtttgtttgttttttgGTACACGTTCATATATAAACATACAGGAGCTACACAAACCACTCACAGAACCAAGAACACCAAAAAGCGCTacaaagagagagagaaacaACAAAAACAGCCATAGCTCATGGTACCGTGCCTTGAATCTAATTGTAGTTTTTGTATGCTGCAAACCCCTGGCCCAACAACTTAACTCAGTAGTCCACTACCTGTACTAATCTCCATGCTACAACCATTTGAAGTGGGCACATCAAGCTCTGCCCTCCTTTTTGTTTCCCTTTTGTCTTCTGTTATCTACGCCTGCATTGTTCTTTTTAAGACCATTCTTTGCAGACTCTGCCATGTCACTTCAGCGCCACCAACATATTTGGATGCAATAAAAATAATTGATAAGATATGTTTACATTGTTTGTAATAATCACATTACTTCTGTATgatgaaaagagaagtaACGCAAACGCAAAAGCAATGTGATCTCCAAATAatataaaataaaataaaacaaagCAAAAAAGGAGGGGGGGATTACAAGCAGAGCCATTTCAAGTGGCAAACCGCGGCAGGAGCATATCAACAGATCAACAAAGATATGGTACAATAAGCTAGGTGTCCTGCAGAGGCAAAGAGCTGCCCCTCAGCTGCCTCCTTGCTCAAACAGGCGCACAGTTGGCCAGGTCCAGGTCTGACATTCAATTGCCAATCTACTCCATATCCCTTGGCCTTTGTGGCAGCAATTGTTTATCCTGCTGCCCGCTTGGCCCTGCTGTAGGGGGTGGTTGTAGAGACTTGGTGCTCACCAGCAGAGATTCTGTACTTGACTGAGGCCAAGCTTCTG is a genomic window containing:
- a CDS encoding RNA-directed DNA polymerase from transposon BS; translation: MLTPWVARPQDTPSPAPAPAPAQAPAPSTPAPAPAPAPPVPAPAPAPAPAPAPTTATPAPAPTQAPAPAPSHAPGSAPAPAPVPTPANHLTLPAALGTQLEGKLVEDQGTVDMSLSSAGKAAPEETLTAQTRYPQRPAPQPSTLSTADVQRELLEARSLLTQVRLSRPSSLTMPGEGLGSAGAHLTDAQRERIVTNATMAVQNAARVLERVTGCQVQLNLPTPCQAEAWPQSSTESLLQISMRIPPGGSSKNCQEKIAKNANRLIDALAHKGTLVGFSDSLKESEVAKFSSGIGPCTNIFDAKMLALALIAQRCVRFARSHNIQKIHVFLDNLAAIRIINRSKPHPAQYTSILFWKEVHAFLRDNPRCRFVVQWIPGHSKIDGNKRTDRLANEGLNLHPTAFFNHTTTWAKCPATQRASKTWAKIWADSPHSKTVWKHIPWPLSLKLHPIFYNPGLPCSVSSCLVHVMTGHGWFGKYKDRMPFIKGSHKCPCSKQIQSILHLLFLCPLSKDSHKNLTNVAPDLNPLTLFGSTKGLKVVAKFIFHSGIGLYK